In Mauremys reevesii isolate NIE-2019 linkage group 14, ASM1616193v1, whole genome shotgun sequence, a single window of DNA contains:
- the LOC120381363 gene encoding transcription factor HES-7.1-like, with protein MSSSAQWDRKQDKKLLKPLMEKRRRDRMNRSLERLRLLLLEATQDERLKNPKVEKAEILQKTVHFVRTQPPAEPARREDTFLQRYHSGYRECLSQATHFLRSSPGICAGKKAYLMERICHCMEKLTAREPPTGSPLPDPACGGYARAAWSGSSPPLGDAACVLHPAPACPAGHRLQSLAAGRAQPGNSAKGPRDKLSGSQNSAGQPPELNVWRPWP; from the exons ATGAGCAGCAGCGCCCAGTGGGACCGCAAACAGGACAAAAAG CTCCTGAAACCCTTGATGGAGAAGCGGCGCCGGGACCGTATGAACCGGAGCCTGGAGCGACTCCGGCTCCTCCTGTTAGAAGCCACCCAGGACGAG AGACTTAAAAACCCCAAAGTTGAAAAGGCCGAAATTTTACAAAAAACGGTTCACTTTGTGAGGACCCAGCCTCCTGCAG AGCCGGCGAGGCGAGAGGACACCTTTCTGCAGCGGTACCACAGCGGCTACCGGGAATGCCTGAGCCAGGCCACGCACTTCCTCCGCTCCAGCCCGGGCATCTGCGCCGGCAAGAAGGCCTACCTGATGGAGCGCATCTGCCACTGCATGGAAAAACTCACCGCCCGGGAGCCGCCGacgggcagccccctccccgacCCGGCTTGCGGCGGGTACGCCCGCGCCGCCTGGTCCGGCAGCAGCCCGCCGCTCGGGGACGCCGCCTGCGTCCTGCACCCGGCGCCGGCTTGCCCCGCCGGCCACAGACTGCAGAGCCTCGCGGCCGGCCGGGCCCAGCCGGGCAACTCCGCCAAAGGCCCTCGGGACAAGCTGAGCGGCTCACAGAACTCTGCCGGCCAGCCCCCGGAGCTCAACGTCTGGAGACCATGGCCCTAG